The following proteins are co-located in the Deltaproteobacteria bacterium genome:
- a CDS encoding Hsp70 family protein, with product MSKIIGIDLGTTNSVVAIMEGSEPKVLTNEEGSRLTPSVVGYTKDGEILVGQVARRQAITNPENTVYSVKRFMGRKFAEVGDETKRVPYKVVGGDNGDAVIEVNGKKLTPPEISAKVLQKLKRAAENYLGSPVTEAVITVPAYFNDSQRQATKDAGKIAGLEVRRIVNEPTAAALAYGLDKKKDELIAVYDFGGGTFDISVLEVGENVVEVRSTNGDTHLGGDDIDQVVMEYLIAEFKKDQGIDVGKDKMVLQRLKEAAEKAK from the coding sequence ATGTCCAAGATCATCGGCATCGACCTCGGCACCACCAACAGCGTGGTGGCCATCATGGAAGGCTCCGAACCCAAGGTCCTCACCAACGAAGAGGGCAGCCGCCTCACTCCGTCGGTTGTGGGCTACACCAAGGACGGCGAGATCCTCGTGGGCCAGGTGGCGCGCCGCCAGGCCATCACCAACCCCGAGAACACCGTCTACTCGGTGAAGCGCTTCATGGGCCGCAAGTTCGCCGAGGTCGGCGACGAGACCAAGCGCGTGCCCTACAAGGTCGTCGGTGGCGACAACGGCGATGCGGTCATCGAGGTCAACGGCAAGAAGCTCACCCCGCCCGAGATCTCCGCCAAGGTGCTCCAGAAGCTCAAGCGCGCCGCCGAGAACTACCTGGGCTCGCCGGTGACCGAGGCGGTCATCACCGTCCCCGCGTACTTCAACGACAGCCAGCGCCAGGCCACCAAGGACGCCGGCAAGATCGCCGGGCTCGAGGTCCGCCGCATCGTCAACGAGCCCACCGCGGCAGCCCTCGCCTACGGCCTCGACAAGAAGAAGGACGAGCTCATCGCCGTGTACGACTTCGGCGGCGGCACCTTCGACATCTCGGTGCTCGAGGTCGGCGAGAACGTGGTGGAGGTGCGCTCCACCAACGGCGACACGCACCTGGGCGGCGACGACATCGATCAGGTGGTGATGGAGTACCTCATCGCCGAGTTCAAGAAGGACCAGGGCATCGACGTCGGCAAGGACAAGATGGTGCTCCAGCGCCTCAAGGAGGCCGCGGAGAAGGCCAAGAT
- a CDS encoding protein kinase — MDLQPQQKLGQYTVLRKLAEGGMAEIYLATRGGASGFSKNCVIKRVKAKFRTDAKFRAMFELEAKLAANLEHSNIVQIFDFQSSDGELFLAMQYVDGCSLEELRNRLPNAVMPPFLAARVARDVASALAYAWAKPGPDGQPLRLVHRDISPHNILVSREGVAKLTDFGIAKPVSKDTTGGFKGKIAYMSPEQARGDKVDARTDIFALGVVLFELCTGTRPYDQPTDIAFIHDMASGSTPAPRASALGAPVPEELADILERAVRRQPDQRYASAEELVRALEQFLRSAPSEVDVDLARFVVERLGAQPPPSDPAIPQLQTGALDDTLIPKNGRAGSVVAARAHDATAVPGARNNTGTPLQMPQLPAELAAPQSRVTPAPKPKREPTAAMPAPEPSDDAKATAKAMPVFSLDQAMAEEEARKLKARAREPVTAPARSEPEPTPSAPLLSGRLKIAAGVIVPVVLLGSALVAYRASRPEATVEKVIAPPPVVEPKPEPPKPVAVTTEPPKPVEPKPPEPKPVEQPKPAVGEAPKPVVPAPTPKPEVKHAVARARGTGSIKLITDPFADVYDGHKHISSDGNGPAFVVDAGHHELRFSHDGKTLKVPVEVPENGAVCVNAVFPDGKPPSWTRCAP; from the coding sequence TTGGACCTCCAGCCTCAGCAGAAGCTCGGCCAGTACACCGTGCTGCGCAAGCTCGCTGAGGGCGGCATGGCCGAGATCTATTTGGCCACGCGCGGCGGCGCCTCGGGGTTCTCCAAGAACTGCGTCATCAAGCGCGTGAAGGCGAAGTTCCGCACCGACGCCAAGTTCCGCGCCATGTTCGAGCTGGAGGCCAAGCTCGCGGCCAACCTCGAGCACAGCAACATCGTCCAGATCTTCGACTTCCAGAGCAGCGACGGCGAGCTCTTCCTGGCCATGCAGTACGTGGATGGCTGCTCGCTCGAGGAGCTGCGCAACCGCCTGCCGAACGCGGTGATGCCGCCGTTTCTGGCCGCGCGCGTGGCCCGCGACGTGGCCAGCGCGCTCGCCTACGCCTGGGCCAAGCCCGGCCCCGACGGCCAGCCGCTGCGCCTGGTGCACCGGGACATCTCCCCGCATAACATTCTGGTTTCGCGCGAGGGCGTGGCCAAGCTCACCGACTTCGGCATCGCCAAGCCGGTCTCCAAGGACACCACCGGCGGCTTCAAGGGGAAGATCGCGTACATGTCGCCGGAGCAGGCCCGGGGCGACAAGGTCGACGCGCGCACCGACATCTTCGCGCTCGGGGTGGTGCTCTTCGAGCTCTGCACGGGCACCCGTCCGTACGATCAGCCCACCGACATCGCCTTCATCCACGACATGGCCTCCGGCTCCACGCCGGCGCCGCGCGCGAGCGCCCTGGGCGCGCCCGTGCCCGAGGAGCTCGCCGACATCCTCGAGCGCGCCGTGCGCCGCCAGCCCGACCAGCGCTACGCGAGTGCCGAGGAGCTGGTGCGTGCCCTGGAGCAGTTCCTGCGCAGCGCGCCGAGCGAGGTCGACGTCGATCTCGCGCGGTTCGTGGTGGAGCGGCTCGGCGCGCAGCCGCCGCCGTCCGATCCCGCCATTCCCCAGCTCCAGACCGGCGCCCTCGACGACACGCTCATCCCCAAGAACGGCCGCGCGGGCAGTGTCGTCGCCGCGCGCGCGCACGATGCCACGGCGGTCCCGGGCGCGCGGAACAACACCGGCACGCCCTTGCAGATGCCGCAGCTCCCAGCGGAGCTCGCCGCGCCGCAGTCGCGGGTGACGCCAGCGCCCAAGCCGAAGCGCGAGCCCACCGCGGCGATGCCCGCGCCCGAGCCCTCCGACGACGCCAAGGCCACCGCGAAGGCGATGCCGGTGTTCTCGCTCGACCAGGCGATGGCCGAGGAGGAAGCGAGGAAGCTCAAGGCGCGTGCGCGCGAGCCGGTGACCGCGCCTGCCCGGTCCGAGCCGGAGCCGACGCCGTCCGCGCCGCTGTTGAGCGGGCGGTTGAAGATCGCCGCCGGCGTGATCGTGCCGGTGGTGCTCCTCGGAAGCGCGCTGGTGGCCTATCGCGCGTCGCGGCCCGAGGCGACGGTGGAGAAGGTGATCGCGCCGCCGCCGGTCGTCGAGCCGAAGCCGGAGCCGCCGAAGCCCGTTGCGGTGACGACCGAGCCGCCAAAGCCCGTGGAGCCGAAGCCGCCCGAGCCAAAGCCCGTCGAGCAGCCGAAGCCTGCGGTCGGCGAGGCGCCCAAGCCCGTCGTGCCCGCGCCGACTCCGAAGCCAGAAGTGAAGCACGCCGTCGCGCGCGCGCGCGGCACGGGCAGCATCAAGCTCATCACCGATCCGTTCGCCGACGTCTACGACGGCCACAAGCACATCTCCTCCGACGGCAATGGTCCTGCGTTCGTTGTCGACGCGGGGCACCACGAGCTGCGCTTCTCGCACGATGGGAAGACGCTCAAGGTGCCCGTCGAGGTGCCGGAGAACGGCGCGGTCTGCGTGAACGCCGTCTTCCCCGACGGCAAGCCGCCCAGCTGGACGCGCTGCGCCCCGTAG
- a CDS encoding DNA-binding protein, protein MDDDKPERKRSRTMSRKEMARDLRRRRLLGEVDPEEAEMLKTIEQLRPRNRADCANGARPCLFVSCKHHLYLDVNPETGSVKLNFPDKEIWELAETCALDVADRGGITLEEVGTIMNLTRERIRQVETRGLLKLRAATDGKTVEELEEEEGL, encoded by the coding sequence ATGGACGACGACAAGCCCGAGCGCAAGCGCTCGCGCACCATGTCGCGCAAGGAGATGGCCCGCGACCTGCGCCGCCGTCGCCTCCTCGGCGAGGTGGACCCCGAAGAAGCGGAGATGCTGAAGACCATCGAGCAGCTGCGGCCGCGCAACCGCGCCGACTGCGCCAACGGCGCCCGGCCGTGCCTGTTCGTCAGCTGCAAGCACCACCTCTACCTCGACGTGAACCCGGAGACCGGCTCGGTGAAGCTCAACTTCCCCGACAAGGAGATCTGGGAGCTCGCGGAGACCTGCGCGCTCGACGTCGCGGATCGCGGCGGCATCACGCTGGAGGAGGTCGGCACGATCATGAACCTCACCCGCGAGCGCATCCGCCAGGTGGAGACCCGCGGCCTGCTCAAGCTGCGCGCGGCCACCGACGGCAAGACCGTCGAGGAGCTCGAGGAAGAGGAAGGCCTGTAG